The following coding sequences lie in one Thermotoga sp. Mc24 genomic window:
- a CDS encoding ATP phosphoribosyltransferase regulatory subunit, with protein MDFLDFEKVFSFYSKATKKGFSPFFVPTLEKAEEPAGNFFLDRKGNLFSIREDFTKTVLNHRKRYSPDSQIKVWYADFVYRYSGSDLVAEYQLGLEKVPRNSLDDSLEVLEIIVESASEFFEGPVIVEIGHTGVYEDLLKEIPKDLHEKVLNLIDTKNLAEIEFLSHMKKIDLSRVEKIIEDSIYRRSPEHLKTMDLPLSVREDLLSASSFLQEKFPTVSVEIDLTLARTIEEYCGLIFTIYDTSSSRLVAAGGEYTVNGEKGVGGSIFLEGKTC; from the coding sequence GTGGATTTCTTGGATTTCGAGAAGGTGTTTTCGTTCTACAGTAAAGCCACGAAAAAAGGATTCTCACCGTTCTTCGTCCCAACGCTCGAAAAGGCAGAAGAGCCGGCGGGGAATTTTTTCCTCGACAGAAAGGGCAATCTTTTCTCCATCAGAGAAGATTTCACAAAAACCGTCCTCAACCATCGTAAAAGATATTCCCCCGATTCTCAAATCAAGGTCTGGTACGCCGATTTCGTTTACAGATACTCGGGAAGCGATTTGGTGGCGGAGTATCAACTTGGACTCGAAAAGGTTCCAAGGAACTCCTTGGACGATTCGCTGGAAGTTCTTGAGATCATCGTCGAAAGTGCATCGGAATTTTTTGAAGGTCCGGTGATAGTGGAAATAGGACACACCGGTGTTTACGAGGATCTACTGAAAGAAATTCCGAAGGACCTCCACGAGAAGGTTCTGAATCTCATCGACACGAAAAACCTCGCGGAAATCGAGTTTCTCTCTCACATGAAGAAAATTGATCTTTCCAGGGTAGAGAAGATTATCGAAGACAGCATATACCGGAGATCACCGGAACATTTGAAGACGATGGATCTCCCGCTTTCAGTGAGGGAAGATCTGCTTTCGGCATCTTCCTTCCTTCAGGAGAAGTTCCCCACCGTTTCCGTTGAGATCGATCTCACCCTTGCGAGAACGATCGAAGAGTACTGTGGCCTGATATTCACCATCTACGACACATCTTCTTCCAGACTCGTAGCTGCCGGCGGAGAGTACACAGTGAACGGAGAAAAAGGTGTGGGTGGATCCATCTTTCTGGAGGGAAAAACATGCTGA
- the hisG gene encoding ATP phosphoribosyltransferase codes for MLKLAIPKGRLEEKVMTYLKKTGVIFERESSILREGKDIVCFMVRPFDVPTYLVHGVADIGFCGTDVLLEKETSLIQPFFIPTNISRMVLAGPKGRGIPEGEKRIATKFPNVTQRYCESKGWHCRIIPLKGSVELAPIAGLSDLIVDITETGRTLKENNLEILDEIFVIRTHVVVNPVSYRTKREEVVSFLEKLQEVIEHDSNEQSRG; via the coding sequence ATGCTGAAACTGGCAATCCCCAAAGGAAGGTTAGAAGAGAAGGTGATGACCTACCTGAAAAAAACGGGAGTTATTTTCGAAAGGGAGTCTTCTATTCTTCGGGAAGGGAAGGATATCGTCTGTTTCATGGTGAGACCGTTCGATGTACCAACGTATCTCGTTCACGGAGTGGCAGACATTGGATTCTGTGGAACCGATGTACTCCTCGAAAAAGAAACTAGTCTCATTCAGCCCTTCTTCATTCCCACAAACATTAGCAGAATGGTTCTTGCCGGTCCGAAGGGAAGGGGAATACCAGAGGGTGAAAAGAGAATCGCCACGAAGTTTCCGAACGTAACTCAGAGATACTGCGAATCCAAAGGATGGCACTGTCGCATAATACCACTGAAGGGTTCTGTCGAACTCGCTCCAATAGCCGGACTCTCAGATCTCATCGTGGACATCACCGAAACGGGAAGAACACTGAAAGAGAACAACCTGGAGATTCTCGATGAAATATTCGTCATAAGAACCCATGTTGTGGTGAATCCGGTGAGTTACAGAACGAAAAGAGAAGAGGTGGTTTCCTTCCTTGAAAAGCTCCAGGAGGTGATCGAACATGATTCTAATGAACAATCCCGGGGATAA
- the hisD gene encoding histidinol dehydrogenase, with amino-acid sequence MILMNNPGDKEVLRLLKQRMESVSQVEETVKEIIRRVKEEGDRALEEFLKRFEKHPVGIENLRVTEKEISEAQVEEEFVETIKIVIEDLKEFHRRQEERSFFFTTKGGSFLGEMVVPLESVGIYVPGGKVPYFSTLLMCAVPAIVAGVERIAVTTPPNENGGISPYILKTCEILGLKEIYRMGGAHAVAALTYGTETVKPVDKIVGPGGVFVTLAKKHVYGDVGIDSIAGPSEIAIVTDGSADLDLIAADFLSQAEHDENAMSVVITTSKEVFEKLPQVIERHLEALPEERRKTARISTENFGTIILTDSLKRAFEISNLIAPEHLEVLVENPFESLGHIKNAGSVFLGKYTCESVGDYGAGPNHVLPTFRSARFSSGLRVSDFTKKIFITHLSEEDFRKKGELYSKMARWEGFEAHARAIDVRREKL; translated from the coding sequence ATGATTCTAATGAACAATCCCGGGGATAAAGAAGTGCTCAGACTATTGAAACAAAGGATGGAATCTGTATCGCAGGTGGAAGAGACCGTAAAAGAAATCATCAGGAGAGTGAAAGAAGAAGGAGACAGAGCCCTCGAGGAATTCCTCAAAAGGTTCGAGAAGCACCCGGTGGGCATCGAGAACCTTCGTGTCACAGAGAAGGAAATATCGGAAGCCCAAGTAGAGGAAGAATTCGTTGAAACGATAAAAATCGTGATAGAAGACCTGAAGGAATTCCATCGAAGACAGGAGGAAAGATCTTTCTTTTTCACGACGAAGGGTGGAAGCTTCCTTGGAGAGATGGTTGTTCCTCTCGAGAGTGTGGGAATCTACGTTCCTGGGGGAAAGGTTCCGTACTTTTCCACGCTCCTCATGTGCGCGGTTCCCGCTATCGTTGCTGGTGTGGAAAGGATCGCTGTCACAACACCACCGAATGAAAACGGAGGCATCTCTCCATACATCCTGAAAACCTGCGAAATCCTCGGTCTGAAGGAGATCTACCGGATGGGAGGGGCTCACGCGGTAGCCGCCCTCACATACGGCACGGAAACAGTGAAACCCGTTGACAAGATCGTGGGACCCGGTGGAGTCTTCGTCACGCTCGCAAAGAAACACGTTTACGGAGACGTTGGAATCGATTCCATAGCGGGTCCCAGCGAGATTGCGATCGTGACAGACGGCAGTGCCGACCTGGATCTCATAGCCGCGGATTTCCTCTCCCAGGCAGAGCACGACGAGAACGCGATGAGTGTGGTGATAACCACTTCGAAAGAAGTCTTCGAAAAATTACCTCAGGTCATTGAAAGACACCTGGAAGCTCTTCCAGAAGAGAGAAGAAAAACGGCCAGGATTTCAACGGAAAATTTCGGTACCATCATCTTGACGGACAGTCTGAAAAGGGCCTTTGAGATCTCCAACCTCATCGCCCCCGAACATCTGGAGGTCCTCGTGGAAAATCCGTTTGAGTCACTGGGACACATAAAGAACGCGGGATCTGTCTTTCTCGGAAAGTACACCTGTGAGTCTGTGGGAGACTACGGTGCGGGACCGAACCACGTTCTTCCCACCTTCAGATCCGCGAGGTTCTCCTCAGGACTCAGGGTTTCCGATTTCACGAAGAAGATATTCATCACACACCTCTCCGAAGAAGATTTCAGAAAAAAGGGCGAGCTTTACTCGAAGATGGCGCGCTGGGAAGGTTTTGAAGCCCACGCTCGGGCGATAGACGTCAGGAGGGAAAAGCTGTGA
- the hisC gene encoding histidinol-phosphate transaminase produces MNPLDLIAKRAYPYETEKRDKTYLALNENPFPFPEDLVDEVFRRLNSDALRIYYDSPDEELIEKILSYLDTDFLSKNNVSVGNGADEIIYVMMLMFDRSVFFPPTYSCYRIFAKAVGAKFLEVPLTKDLRIPEVNVGEGDVVFIPNPNNPTGHVFEREEIERILKTGAFVALDEAYYEFHGESYVDLLKKYENLAVIRTFSKAFSLAAQRVGYVVASEKFIDAYNRVRLPFNVSYVSQMFAKVALDHREIFEERTKFIVEERERMKSILRKMGYRITDSRGNFVFIFMEKEEKERLLEHLRAKNIAVRSFREGVRITIGKREENDMILKELEVFK; encoded by the coding sequence GTGAATCCTCTCGATTTGATTGCAAAGAGGGCGTATCCGTACGAAACCGAAAAGAGAGACAAAACCTACCTTGCGCTGAATGAAAATCCGTTTCCCTTTCCAGAGGACCTCGTGGATGAAGTGTTTCGACGATTGAACAGCGACGCCCTGAGGATCTACTACGACTCCCCCGATGAAGAATTAATAGAAAAGATACTCTCATACCTCGACACCGATTTTCTTTCGAAAAACAACGTCTCTGTGGGAAACGGAGCGGATGAGATCATCTACGTGATGATGCTCATGTTCGACCGTTCCGTTTTCTTTCCCCCGACCTACAGCTGCTACAGGATCTTTGCGAAGGCAGTTGGAGCGAAATTCCTGGAAGTGCCGCTCACGAAAGATCTGAGGATACCTGAGGTGAACGTGGGAGAAGGAGACGTTGTTTTCATTCCGAACCCGAACAATCCAACGGGCCATGTTTTCGAAAGAGAGGAAATAGAAAGAATCCTGAAAACGGGTGCCTTCGTCGCGCTGGACGAAGCCTACTACGAATTCCACGGAGAAAGTTATGTGGATCTTCTGAAAAAATACGAGAACCTCGCCGTGATCAGGACTTTCTCGAAAGCGTTTTCCCTGGCAGCGCAACGTGTCGGATACGTTGTGGCCTCGGAGAAGTTCATTGACGCTTACAACAGGGTGAGACTTCCTTTCAACGTGAGCTACGTTTCCCAGATGTTCGCGAAGGTAGCTCTCGATCACAGAGAGATCTTTGAGGAGAGAACGAAGTTCATCGTGGAAGAACGCGAGAGAATGAAGAGTATCCTCAGAAAAATGGGATACCGAATCACCGATTCCAGAGGAAACTTCGTGTTCATATTCATGGAAAAGGAAGAAAAAGAAAGACTTCTCGAACACCTCCGGGCAAAGAACATTGCTGTTCGTAGTTTCAGGGAAGGTGTTAGAATCACAATCGGAAAGCGCGAGGAGAACGATATGATCCTGAAAGAACTGGAGGTGTTCAAATGA
- the hisB gene encoding imidazoleglycerol-phosphate dehydratase (catalyzes the dehydration of D-erythro-1-(imidazol-4-yl)glycerol 3-phosphate to 3-(imidazol-4-yl)-2-oxopropyl phosphate in histidine biosynthesis), whose protein sequence is MTVERLENGVIVQRNTNEIEISITLDTVHGKLEGSTGVNFFDHLLNTFCHYSGLGLRVSTCESKDGILHHLIEDFGISLGLAFRELFDYTKVRRFGEATVPMNEALVGCYVDLSGRPFFQKNFEFSVEKIEDMPVEGFEEFMCGFVNHARITVHFFKFFGKNDHHISESAMKSFGLAIARALEGSEKKTTKGVID, encoded by the coding sequence ATGACGGTAGAAAGACTGGAAAACGGCGTGATCGTTCAGAGAAACACCAACGAGATCGAGATCTCTATAACACTCGACACGGTACACGGAAAACTCGAAGGGAGTACTGGTGTGAACTTCTTCGATCACCTTCTGAACACCTTCTGTCATTACTCCGGCCTGGGTCTCAGGGTGAGTACCTGCGAAAGCAAAGACGGTATCCTCCACCACCTGATAGAGGACTTTGGAATCTCACTGGGTCTCGCATTCAGGGAGCTCTTCGACTACACGAAAGTGAGAAGATTCGGGGAAGCCACCGTTCCCATGAACGAGGCGCTGGTGGGATGCTACGTGGATCTTTCCGGAAGACCCTTCTTCCAGAAGAACTTCGAGTTCTCCGTTGAAAAGATAGAAGACATGCCCGTCGAAGGATTCGAGGAGTTCATGTGCGGATTCGTAAACCATGCAAGGATCACGGTCCACTTCTTCAAATTCTTTGGAAAGAACGACCATCACATTTCTGAATCTGCCATGAAATCTTTTGGACTCGCGATCGCCCGGGCTCTGGAGGGGTCGGAAAAAAAGACCACTAAGGGTGTGATAGATTGA
- the hisH gene encoding imidazole glycerol phosphate synthase subunit HisH gives MRIGIISVGPGNIMNLYRGVKRASENFEDVSIELVESPQDDLYDLLFIPGVGHFGEGMRRLRENGLVEFIKKHVEDGKYVVGVCLGMQLLFEESEEAPGVKGLSLIEGNVVKLKSRRLPHMGWNEVIFKDTFPNGYYYFVHTYRAVCKEEHVLGTTEYDGEIFPSAVRKGRILGFQFHPEKSSKIGRKLLEKVIECSLSRR, from the coding sequence TTGAGGATCGGAATAATCTCTGTTGGTCCGGGAAACATAATGAACCTGTACCGTGGAGTGAAGAGGGCATCAGAAAATTTTGAGGATGTTTCGATAGAACTCGTGGAGTCACCTCAAGACGATCTGTACGATCTTCTGTTCATCCCGGGTGTAGGACACTTCGGCGAAGGAATGAGACGACTCAGAGAGAACGGTCTTGTTGAGTTCATAAAAAAACACGTCGAAGATGGAAAATACGTGGTCGGAGTCTGCCTTGGAATGCAGCTCCTTTTTGAAGAGAGCGAAGAGGCACCCGGCGTAAAGGGTCTTTCTCTCATAGAAGGAAACGTCGTGAAACTGAAGAGTAGAAGACTTCCACACATGGGCTGGAACGAGGTGATCTTCAAAGACACGTTTCCGAACGGGTATTACTACTTCGTCCACACCTACAGAGCCGTGTGCAAAGAGGAACACGTTCTGGGAACAACGGAATACGACGGTGAGATCTTTCCATCCGCGGTGAGGAAGGGGAGAATTCTGGGTTTTCAGTTCCATCCCGAAAAGAGTTCAAAAATCGGAAGAAAACTGCTTGAGAAGGTGATCGAATGCTCGTTGTCCCGGCGATAG
- the hisA gene encoding 1-(5-phosphoribosyl)-5-((5-phosphoribosylamino)methylideneamino)imidazole-4-carboxamide isomerase, which translates to MLVVPAIDLFRGKVARMVKGKKENTIFYEKDPAELVKKLIEEGFTLIHVVDLSKAIENSVENFPVLERLSEFAEHIQIGGGIRSFDYAERLRKLGYRRQIVSSKVLEDPSFLKFLKEIDVEPVFSLDTRGGKVAFKGWLAEEEIDPISLLKRLKEYGLEEIVHTEIEKDGTLQEHDFSLTRKIAIEAEVNVFAAGGISSENSLKTAQRVHRETNGLLKGVIVGRAFLEGILTVEVMKRYAR; encoded by the coding sequence ATGCTCGTTGTCCCGGCGATAGATCTCTTCAGAGGAAAGGTAGCGAGAATGGTGAAAGGAAAAAAGGAGAACACCATATTCTACGAAAAAGATCCCGCAGAGCTGGTGAAAAAACTCATCGAAGAGGGATTCACACTGATCCACGTTGTGGATCTTTCGAAGGCGATAGAAAACAGCGTTGAGAACTTTCCTGTCCTCGAAAGACTTTCCGAATTTGCCGAACACATACAGATCGGAGGCGGGATCAGATCATTCGATTACGCAGAAAGACTCCGCAAGCTGGGATACAGAAGACAGATTGTGAGTTCAAAAGTTCTGGAAGATCCTTCTTTTCTGAAATTTCTGAAAGAAATCGACGTGGAGCCCGTGTTCAGTCTGGACACCCGAGGTGGGAAAGTCGCGTTCAAAGGATGGCTGGCGGAAGAGGAAATCGATCCGATATCTCTTCTGAAGAGACTGAAGGAATACGGTCTTGAAGAGATCGTACACACGGAGATCGAAAAAGATGGCACTCTTCAGGAGCACGATTTTTCTCTCACCAGGAAGATAGCGATCGAAGCTGAAGTGAACGTATTCGCAGCAGGGGGAATCTCTTCGGAGAACTCTTTGAAAACAGCGCAGAGGGTTCACAGAGAAACGAACGGGCTTCTCAAAGGTGTGATCGTGGGAAGGGCATTTCTGGAGGGAATTCTCACAGTTGAGGTGATGAAGAGATATGCTCGCTAA
- the hisF gene encoding imidazole glycerol phosphate synthase subunit HisF — protein MLAKRIIACLDVKDGRVVKGTNFENLRDSGDPVELGKFYSEIGIDELVFLDITASVEKRKTMLELVEKVAEQIDIPFTVGGGIHDFETASELILRGADKVSINTAAVEDPSLITKIARTFGSQAVVVAIDAKRVDGEFVVFTYSGKKNTGILLRDWVVEVERRGAGEILLTSIDRDGTKAGYDTEMIRFVRPLTTLPIIASGGAGKMEHFLEAFLAGADAALAASVFHFREIDVRELKEYLKKHGVNVRLEGLR, from the coding sequence ATGCTCGCTAAGAGAATAATCGCATGTCTCGACGTGAAAGACGGCCGTGTGGTGAAGGGAACGAACTTCGAAAATCTCAGGGACAGCGGTGATCCGGTCGAGTTGGGGAAGTTCTATTCCGAAATTGGAATAGACGAACTCGTTTTTCTGGATATCACCGCATCTGTTGAGAAGAGGAAAACCATGCTGGAACTGGTCGAAAAGGTGGCCGAGCAGATCGACATTCCGTTCACCGTTGGAGGAGGCATCCACGACTTCGAAACGGCCTCCGAACTCATTCTCCGGGGTGCGGACAAGGTGAGCATAAACACGGCGGCTGTGGAGGATCCTTCCCTGATCACGAAGATCGCCCGAACTTTCGGAAGCCAGGCCGTCGTCGTGGCGATAGATGCAAAAAGGGTGGATGGAGAGTTCGTGGTCTTCACCTACTCCGGAAAGAAGAACACGGGCATACTTCTGAGAGACTGGGTGGTTGAAGTAGAAAGGAGAGGGGCAGGAGAGATTCTACTCACCAGTATCGACAGAGACGGCACGAAAGCAGGTTACGACACGGAGATGATAAGGTTTGTGAGACCACTGACTACGCTTCCCATCATCGCTTCTGGTGGTGCGGGAAAAATGGAACATTTCCTTGAAGCGTTTCTGGCGGGTGCCGACGCTGCCCTTGCGGCTTCTGTTTTTCATTTCAGAGAGATCGATGTGAGAGAATTGAAAGAATATCTCAAAAAACACGGAGTGAACGTGAGACTGGAGGGGTTGCGATGA